The genomic window AGCGTGGCAAAGTGCCCAAGTGCATCGTATGGTACATTTGACAAGTCACAAGTCAATGGATCCATGGGTTATTCTTTGGATCGTGCGCGGCACGCACGTGGTGGCAACTTCCGCACAACTCAAACGACGGTGATATACTAGCTAGGGATAAACTGGATGAGTAATGGTTCCCATCTAAGGGAGATCGGTAGAGCAATTAATTAGGTGCGCCAATTTCCTTATATTCTCCATCAACGGACTTCATGAGAATTGTTTGTAAAAGGTTTATACatataactttttaaaataattaaaacaaatGCATTTTCTGATTTCTCAGTGGTTTAGCACTCAATTAGTCATATGCTAATGGCTTATATCATTTTGCTGGTCGTCGAAAACACCAGCCTAGCTAACACCACATCCGAACTTAGCCTAAGTTTTATCTTTTACTTTTCTTCTCATTTTATAAGATTCTAGCAAGGTTGTGTTTGACTGCAGGGTGCAGGGTGCAACAGATGTGACACAGCCAGCTCTACAGAATACCGTTCGATATATTGTGCCGTAGCTGCATTAGTGTAGCCGAACAAGGCTCATATAACTAGGGATTCTCTAATATCAACCATTGGATTTTTAGCTAAATgtgaaatcatttttttttcacaaagagatcacatcatttttttctttaataaaagCCATAGATTTCCAAACCATTTTTACGAAAATCAAGGCACaatttaaaacatattattatggtataattatttttttagtaaataaacaaaacaaatataaaaagaatCCAAGCAATGtagtagattttttttgttagaaaatgtttttttaagtgtGAATGAAATAATCCATGGCAATAATCCAgtaaagttgcaaaaaaaaaaattgcgttCTACGAAGTGAATGTAATTTAACTGGTTAGGTATCTGTAGTGGAAGCAATACATCTGGATTCAAATTCTACATTTGACATGGGTACTCACATCTATGGAAAATTATTACGTAACATCGCGAGGAGGCATGACTCAATCTTGTGAACGTCTGcgtttgtattgtgtttcttaaaaaaaaaagtttctaacAGCTTTATTAGTACATCTAAACGATTCAAAATCACAAGTAGGAATTCTTAAAACGTTATCTTAAAGAAAAGGAATTTCCACATTATCACTGAAGTCGCTTAGAACAGTGTCCATTCAGAACTCAAAAGTAGTCGAAACTCCAAACCCCATCCGCCCCCGTACTAATAGCCCCCAAATCCCCGTACGCGAATCGCATCTCCTCgtctccggcggccgcggcgatcAACTCCGGCGACATGGGCACCGTCACCACCGCCGGTAAGCCCCCCGACGCCGCACGCGTCctctcctccttatcctcttctctccacTCCCTTCCTCTCACCCCGTTCCCTGCAGATCCGCACGCCTCCTTCCTCGCCGACAAGGGCGGCAAGGtgttcgtcgccggccaccgcggcctcgtcggctccgccatcctccgccacctcgtctCCCTCGGCTTCACCAACGTGGTCGTCCGCACCCACGCCGAGCTCGACCTCACCCGCCAGTCCGACGTCGAGGCCTTcttcgccgccgagctcccccgctacgtcgtcctcgccgccgccaaggtcGGCGGCATCCACGCCAACTCCACCTTCCCGGCCGACTTCATCGCCGCCAACCTCCAGATCCAGACCAacgtcgtcgacgccgcgctCAAATGCGGCTCcgtccgcaagctcctcttcctcgGCTCCTCCTGCATCTACCCCAAGTTCGCGCCGCAGCCGATCCCGGAGAactccctcctctccggccCCCTCGAGCCCACCAACGAGTGGTACGCCGTCGCCAAGATCGCCGGAATCAAGATGTGCCAGGCTTACCGCATCCAGCACGGCTTCGACGCCATCTCGGCCATGCCCACCAACCTCTACGGCCCGCAGGACAACTTCCACCCGGAGAATTCACACGTCCTGCCCGCACTGATCCGCCGGTTCCATGAGGCGAAGGCGTCCAATGCCGCGGAGGTTGTCGTCTGGGGCACTGGCTCGCCGCTGCGTGAATTCTTGCACGTCGATGACCTTGCAGATGCGGTGATCTTCTTGATGGATCACTACTCGGGGCTGGAGCATGTCAATGTAGGAAGCGGGAGCGAGGTGACGATCAAGGAGCTCGCGGAGCTGGTGAAGGAGGTGGTTGGGTTCCAGGGGAAGCTGGTATGGGACTCTAGCAAACCCGATGGCACACCGAGGAAGCTCATGGATAGTTCCAAGATACAGGAGATGGGGTGGAAGCCCAAGGTCCCCCTCAAGGAGGGGCTCGTCGAGACATACAAGTGGTATGTCGAGAATGTCATCTCTGCGAAGAAGTAGCGCCGTGATGATGATGGCATGTTGTTCTCAATATCTTCTGGCGCCTTTTAAGTTGGTATTACAGTCAATAGTTTTCATGTTGTTGCTGGCTACTAGATCATACAATTATCAGTTATAATCTCTCCCACAAAGAAGAGGTCGTTATGTTGGTTGAATAATGTGGGGTCAAACTAGTATACAATTAGAATCTTAATTGATCTAGAACAATTTCTGTCGATTAGAGAAAGTTTCACACTTTGCAATGTTTGATGTCAATTGGCCTGAAAAAGTTTTACACACACGGAATAAGTAAGCTATGTTTTGATTTATGAAATAATTTTATCTGTTCAGAACAGTTTCTATGCTTTGTGCCCTTGTTTTGTATGCTAATTATGGTTGGGAGGTGAGAGGAGATATTAATGGAATAAATTAATTTCTTGTGTTTTTGTTGATGGCTCAGTTGTTGAAAATCAAAGTGTAGTTCGTTTGTAATGAAGTCATATTATTGTTTTGGGGCTGTACATTTGTGTTAAGATAGTCAGGTAGTCTATTAGTTAGTCTTACAGTAAGTTTTTCTTCTACAAGCTTGTGCCAGATTTAACACTTCCATGTATACCCACCTTACTCAAAATAATATTTACCATCTGTGATTAGAACTACACCCTTTTTTATTCGAAATATCTTTGGGGACTGAAAGTGCAGAAAGGCTATTGTTCATGAGCAATCTGAAAAAGGATGAAATGTGAAAGAATGATTTTTCGGCACTCAGTGAGGGTTTAGTACATTCGATAATGTggcatcatcaattcatcatgcTGAATCAACTCCTTTTTAGTTATAGGTTGATACTATGTTGATTTTTAGTTATAGGTTGATAGTATGTTGATACCTAAACTGAACTTTACAATTCATTGTTGAGAGAGTTTACTTTTAATTCCTTTGGCTCACTGAATAACCATGTGGTCTTTATTCTTGTGTAGTGCTAAACTGCCAATGTTGCTGGGTGCTAATAGCAGTGGCAGTTATAAACTGCTTTGTAGATTGCTTTTCGGTTCAAGAAGCAAGTTAAACAGTTAGCTAGCAGAAACTTGAGTAAACTGGATGCATGCTGCCTAGCTTTTGAACAGCTTAACTAAAGTGTCCAGGAGAGACTCCAGGCTCAACAAGCTGTATGGTTGCCCAACATAGGGAATGTACCCTTTTCTGAGTTTGGAGCACAGCTCCCATACTGACCCGGTAACATTATAACAAGGGATGTGTTCTGTTAGCGGGAGATTGTGCTCGGCCGTCTATTGTCATATCAGCATAGAACAGAGATGAAAATTGCAAGAATTGCTGGTGAAATTAGGGATGAtcagtacaaaatatatatatataattctgCTATCTGAAGTCTAACAAAATCCGTTGTAGTCTAGCTGGTTAGGATACTCGGCTCTCACCCGAGAGACCCGGGTTCGAGTCCCGGCAAcggaattttttatttttgtgtattCCTGTCTTGATTTATTTGATTCCTTTTAACTTtgattgatttatttgattactttcttttcctttctctatTTCGTCTTGATTTATTTGATTCCTTTTaattttgattgattgatttgattATTTTCCTCCGTTCAGTTCTGAATGGTCATGGGGTTTTTGACGTGTTTGATCCatctagtagtagtactgaTCTGGAAAAGTTCCTCCGTTCAGCTATGAATGGTCATGGCGCTTTTGATGTGTTTGATCCATCTAGTACTAGTTGCACTGATCTGGAAAAGCAGCTCGAGTGTATCGCAGCCATCCAATCCGTTCGAAAAAGAAGAATTAAAAAGGATGAGATGAGATTTCAAACGAATGAAAATGATGATGAAGGACAcgaaaaacaagaaaactatTAACGGATGATTAGttatgttttaattattaaaaaaggtagatttatttaatattttagagcaatttttacactaatttttttttacaaagtatACTGTCTGGCCGTTTCAAAAATGTGCTAACGAAAATTAAGGCATGTTAATGAAAAAAAGGGGTCATTTGAAATGTATGATCCCTTGCTTCCTCCCTTCCCCCTCCGTTTCTCCTTTCCCTCCTCCGCTCAAAAAGCGCGCgccccgctgccgcctcccacccacctcttctcctttctccttccacACCTCCCCACCCCATGCCGCGACTCGACTCGACTCGTCTCGACTCTCCAACGATGCGGTCGCGGCTATATACCTCAGGCTTCTTCGACTCCCCGACACGCCATTGCTTGCCGCCGCTTGCTGCTTTCCCGCAACTCGCGTGGCGTGCGTACTGCGTAGGATAGGAGGGAGAAGTGCagaagaggaggcggccggttgattgatttgatttgatggGCAACGTCGCGATCGGCgtggggcggcggaggcggcgctggccggaggtggaggagcggcTCACGCAGCCGCGGAGGCTCCTCCGCCAGCTGTCCGACGTGGACTCCGGCCGGCTTCGGAGGCTCATCCGCTCCGGCGACCTCGCCCCGTGCTTTGATGCCGCCGAGGACGACGCTGGCCTCAACGAGGATTGCCCCATTTGCTTCTACGTGCGTGTATATTGCCTTCTGTTTCCCAGCTCTCTACATCTTTCTCTCTGGTTTGCGTGTTCTGAATTTCTGAGCACTTTGATCTGAATTCCTCTGGCTCTGCTTCCGGCGAGAGCTCTCTAGTCTCTGCCTCTCTCTGCCTCTGGGGTTTGTGTTCTGAATTTATGTTCATTCTGCTCTgaactctgatttttttttttgttcgtttcGTTGCTCTCTTTGCAGTTCTATCCGAGCCTGAATCGATCCAAGTGTTGCGGCAAGGGGATCTGCACAGGTGAGTTCAAAGCCATCGCCGTGTAAAAATTTACGAAATTGTGTGCCCGAAAAACTGTAGTGCTATTACATTACACTCTCCAACTACTGCTTTGATCATTAGCAATTGCGCCAACCGGCCAAGTTATGAGTACTGAGTTGCAGGCAATGACATCGGCAAAGGAAAACGGTAGGGAACTAGGGATTCATCATCAATTTTACAAGATACTAAGTAGGAATGAGCTATAAAGAGATTAGGGAGCCCGGTCCATATAGGTAGAGATGGGTTAAGGATATTAGAGAGCGTGGTgggaggaggtgatggaagaaggACGACTCCGCTTTTGAGGTactttcctccgtttcacaatgtaaatcattctattatttcctacatttatattgatgttaatgaatctagataaatatatatgtctagattcattaacttcaatatgaatgtgggaaatgctagaatgacttacattgttaaacgaagggagtagtagagAACCAGAGAATATGTTACATTTTGGGTTATGAACATATGTGTGGTTTCGTCTTTCGTGTTAGTTGTGTGATTTCAGCAACCGTTCTTAGTTCTTAGTACTACTACGTATTATTATTCCTTAGGCATGAACATTTCTTAATGCTAATGAAAGGCTAACTCTAATTGTATATAGAAGTATTAAATAATTAGTCACGGTAGATTGCGGTTGCGCTATGCCTGATCATATCGTCTGTTCCTCAGTATCAATGATAACattttttgatattttcagTACCCTCTTGCTAATGCCTAGTTTGGGAGCCCATATGCTATCCCAGTTCATTTCGGTGGGGATTGGGCCGCGATATGGGCTctcaaacaggcccttaatgtGCGTTTAAATCTTATTAAAGGTTCTTCCGTATGGCAACATAtactatgcacacaggccctcacgtatacacacgtgcacaccaactaaaaaatatcaccaaaaaatctagaaaaaatcatacacatactttcaattgtattacacctagggttaaaatcttaacgtcaaattcattatattttagccgtacaaaaaaacaaaaaatctgacagttttaaggttgcaattttattagaattttatcttttttgtctatgtagaatgaatttgaagatgcgactttgcacatagatgtaatactattgaaagtacatgtataaatttttgctagaattttttgtgataatttttagttggtgtacacggtgtgtacacgcgagggcctgtgtgcataggatacgctccccttCCGTATAATGCTTGAAAAAGTACCTCATTAAATTGTAACATGTTTCCTTGTCCTGCAGAATGCTTCTTGCAACTGATGCCGTCCAAGTCTTCGAAAGTTGTCCAGTATCCTATTTTTATCTATCTATATGAATTGAGTATGTATTATGCAACTGTATATTGTAGTATGTGATaaatgagcttttttttttttgaaaaacaaaagcagcagaGCACTGGTATTTTTTGTTAATTAACTCAACACTTCAGAGAAGGTTAATATTCTTACTTTCATAATCCTAAGTATGAACAATCTTTACAAATGGGGGTATTGGAAATATACTTTAATAATTAGGATTATTTTAAAACAGAATTATTCCTATTTACCTAGAGTTACACTGATAAAGCTGATTGCCAGCTACATCTTGCACCTGACAACTCCTTGGGGTCCTTATACTAGAAATGCAGCTGTCCTTTCTGCAAAACCGCATCCTACGCAGTTGAGTATCGAGGCAATCGAGCCAAAAGGGAGAAGAAACTGGATCAACAAGTAAAGTTTCTTCCCCATTCGCTAAATATTCTGATCCACCATGTCACAGCCTCTGTTTTATAGCATGTCTTTCCTGTGAAAAATAAATGCAGAAGGAACAGAACACCAGTGAGTCTAAGAAGAAAATACAGTCTAAGTCTCAGATTGCTGATGAACTTGTTCAACCTTAGCAGTTGCAAAACATATTTTTGACAGGGCTAACTTCTTACTAACCACTGGTAATTTGTCCTCAATACTGAATACTTTAATAATATGATGATTGCACGCATGTTATAATTATAACTGAAGTATGTGAACTTTTGACATATGCAGAAGGGAGTCTTTCAGCATTAGTCGTTTCAGAACCAATGTACATTGAAGCATAAATATTCGGCCAATGGCAGTAAAAGAATGAGGATTTGGTGCAGAATTGTACGATGATTCGCTAGCCGAATCTGAAGACAAAGATTAAGTTCCAAGTGTTTTAAGTCCTAAATTACATTCGTGGCTGTCAAGGGCTCCACGTAAGCATCCCATAAGGCAACCACAAGTGTTTCGTTTCAGTGCGGTGCACTTGACACACTGCAGGATCATGccctctttcttcttttttcatctctctctctctctctctctcatatagCAATGGTTTTAAGCTTTGGAGGTGTGCATTTTTTGTACCATATTGGCAAGTCTAGAATGATACTGATATCCTAATACCAGTTGTATTCtttagttaaactttttttttttgctttttcatGAATTCTTCAGACATGATGTAAACTATGATGCACTTTTTGGaacaaattttcaaatattccCATCACAAACAAGCCAGTATACTGTGTTGAAATCCACTCTGCACAAAACCTTGATATAAGCGAAAAGTTTTCTTGATCACAGTGTGCATTTGGCATTTGCTGTTAACTTACTGATTGGACAATATTGCAGAACGTCCACTCCGAATTGTCTGAATAACATTTCAGGAGACACACTGAGACAGACTACAAACTACCTGAAATATTCAAGGGAATTAACTAGAACTAGAATAGCTGAATTCGTGAATTCTTCATAAAGACTACAAAATTTCTGGCAATGTATTTTCATTAGGAAACGAAAAAACGATTAAGAGCGCAAATCAAACCCAATCTAGAACCTTCCATCAGGAACAGTAAACATAGATTGATCCAAATCTTTCATCAGTTGCTAAGACAAGACTAGCTGCCATTCTGCCAATGGTTAAGCTCCAAAGCATTAGGTTGCATCCACATGCACGCGTGCAGGAACCTAGTCACCAATAACACCACCTTTCACTGTAAGCATCATGTGCAGAGGCTACATCAGACGAAAATCTGTGGCTATATATACATGCACAAAATCACACTCTCCACACATCAAATCAGGAAGATCATAGCACACTTGCACACAGTCTTGATCAGCAATGGCATCTCACAGAGCTGCTGTTTTTGCTGTTCTTACGCTGCTCCTTTCAGTAGCTGCAATTGCAATGGCTAGGCCAATCAGAAGAAGCGATTTGGGCTTGGGCCTTGGCGCCAATGGTGGGCTAGGTGTAGGACTAGGACTTGATATCGGACTAGGTGGTTCCGGCTCGGCATCTAGTTCAGGCCAGGGCTCGGGTTATGGGGCCTGGTCTGGGCCAAACGGTGGTTCTTACACTGCGTCAGGTCATGGGTTGGGCTTGGGCTCCGGATATGGGTATGGATCAGGATCCGCGTATGGAGCTGGTAATGGGGGCTCTGCTTCGGGTTGTGGCTCTGGTTCAACATCTTGCTCGGGCTCAGGATCAGGTTCCGTAGGACTAGGGACATCGATTAACGTTGGTGTGGGTGTAGGAGCCAATGGTGGCTCTAACGGCGGGTCAGATTGCGACACTGGCTCTGGGTCAAACTATGGCTCTAGCACAGGCTCAAGCTCTGGCTACGGGTCGGGTGGAGTTTCCTACCGCTCACGTGGTCATGGCGGGTCTTCTAGTATTGGGTCAGGTTCGGGGGTTGGTTTAGGAGCAACTTCTGGTGTTGGTGCCGGTTCTAATGTTGGGCCAAGTGGTGGTTGCTCGACTTGTGGTTCTGGTTCTAGGTCGGGATCAGGTGCGGGTGGGGGTTCATATTCTGGATCAACTAGCGGCTCGTCATCGAGTTCTGGCTCTGGTTCAAACTCAAATTCAATTGGAGGGTCAGGATCAAGTTCGGGTGCTGGCTCTGGCTCAAGTGCAAGCTCAGGTTATGGTGGCTCTAGTTCTGGTTCTATGTCAGGATCTGGTTCAAGTTCATCATCCGGTTCCACAGGGATGTCATATGGTTCATCAGGTCAATATTTATTCTTGTACAATCATGTTGCAGCAAGGTAGAATTTGCATGCCTTTCTTGCACTTAGACTAATTAAAATGTTCTCATTTTAGGTGCTGGCTCATTCAGTGGATCAAGCAGCGGTTCAAACTCTAATGCCGGCTCCATGTCAGGTGCAAACTCAGGAGCCGGTTCAAGCTCTAGTGCATATGGTGCATCAGGCAGTGGATCAAACTCCATGTCGGATTCAGGGTCAAGCTCAGGTTCATCCAAACTATCCAATATATGGTTATACATTTAGGCacagtttctttttcttttgtaaggaTTATAGATTATCACGGACATGTTTCCCAAGCTTTTAAatgctgcattttttttaaaaaaaactatatataagttttttagaattaattttgaaacaacttttAAATTTCTAATTTCATTCGTTTGTACCCTCATATATTATCATAAAACCAGTTAATATAATCCATTATCCATTCATCCATCCAGCTCAAAAGAACTGAGCGTGACAAATATATGTATCGCTAACAGCCGCTAAGTTGTGTCTCTAAATACAAAACAATCATACTTAATATGCACTGAATGGTAGCTATTTATCTTGCTGCAGGATCGGTTAGTGCTTCCGGAAGTGGGTCGTCCAACTCTGGTGCAGGTTCAGGTTCCAGCTCTTCTTCATGGTCCGGTTCTAATTCTGGCTCTGGCACAATGTCGGGAATTGACGCTCCGTCAAGTACAGGAACATCGTCTACTGCTGAATCAAACTCTGGATCCGCCACCTCTGTCACCGGTGCAAACTCAGGCTCAGATTCAAGCGCATGGtccaactccaactccaactccGGCTCGACTATGCCATCTGGTATAGGGGTTGCTTCTAATGCTGGCTCTAGCTCAGGTTCTTGGTCTAATGCTGGCTCAAACACTGGCACACTCTCTGGGGCTGGATCCTCTAACTGGTCAAGCTCGACGTCCGGGTCTACCTCAAGCTCAGGTTTAGGTGGTGGGCAAGGGGTTGGAAGCAGATTCGGTTCCGGAGCCCAACCGACTTTTGGTatgggtggaggaggtgggttTGGAGCGGGTTACGGAtttggagccggagccggaggttGGGGTAAGCACCATTAAGATAAGGTGTTGGGCAGattcttatataaaaaagaagggGGTGAGAGTTTTGGATCCCCTTGCTCTCATGGTTGATTTACATGTTGTATTGAGTTCCCTGGGAATAAGCGATCATCAGTTTTCAGTACGCTCAGTTCCTCTTGTACACTAGCAGTAGCTGCTCTTTGTTTCCAACAAAATGCTTGAATCGTTGTGGTCATCGTGACGGATCAGTACGTACTTCTTCATATGTACCGGCAGATGCTATCTTGGAATGAAATCATGAAATCTTTGTGACCATTTTACTTCTGGGGGATGATGTCCAGTTCCTCGCAACAAATACAGACGTTGCTTGAACGTGCGTGCAACACAACCCACCACGCACGATTCCCATCACTACGATTAACCCCGACAcgtgacacacacacacacaccccaacCCATCACACTTTGCTTGTACTTTGgacgaaaaaagaaaaggagaggagaaaacCCAACCAAAAAGCACCCAAACCTACCTGCATTTTGGGGCACCGgcgccgcacgcgcgcgcacCCTGCCGATCCACCGAAGACAGCACAGAGGCACGCaagcaccgcaccgcaccgtcCCCCTGatcacccctccccctcccgcaaCGTGAAAATGCCGGAAAAACCCGCGCTTCTCCCGTGATCCCGAGTACCCGCGCTCGCCGATGCTTTTCCACCGATCCGggggacgacgacgcgcgccCGGCATGGCGCTGGCTGGATACCCACGCGAGCACTCCGCCGCACTACGGCGGGGGCATGGGCACTACACGCGGATCGGACCACCAGGCGCGGGTGCGCGGCACGGGGGGCATGCGACAcatccgcgcgcgcgcgcgatcaTCCTGCACCAGTTGTTGCTGCTGCGGTCACGTACGTACCGACGACGTAGTACGACGTACGTGCCGTGTCGGCTCACGCGGCAAACTGGACGACGGGACACGGGAAGTATACATAGCTAAGCTGGCGGCATGCTGCGTGCAGCCGGAATGAAAACCGGAACCCCATGCTGCGTGCGAACCGGTGGTGTGCATGCTGGTCGCACTGAGATGACAGGTGCGCGCGTAATCTCTGTTAATTCGTCCCTCGATTTggacagcatatatatatggataggGCGATGGGCTGATCCTGACCTTCGTACCTATATTTAATTTCTGTCCATATATTTATCTCACTAAAATAAGTAAATTATTATTTGTGGAGTACAACAGATTGACAGAATAATATTTATCCCATTAAGATAAGTAGATTATTCCATACATGTACAGTATAACAGAAGTGATAAGCGGCAGATACATCACCTATTAATACGAGCACTTGTATTAAGTTTACAATTTCTCTAGTTGGATAGgtttcaaccaaaaaaaaaaaatctaagagcAATCTTCGCTTCGCTCCAAATGAAACTTAAAGGTTGTGtacttgtaatttttttatgaggGTTTTTACCGTCCAGCGGATAGGGGTGGTACCGGGCGGTACCAATTTCTGGCCGTTGGATCCTGGCCGATCTAACGGCTAGGATTTGTCGGGATCGGCCGGTACCAATTCACCCCATGAGTTAGTACCGCACAGTGAAGAGGGGCGGAGGGGTAAGAGTGTAATTTCGCGTGGCATGGACGGATGAGGCGGGCAGTTCATCGACATCGTTTCCTGGAGGAGGTCCCGAATcagtcggcggtggcggagtcGATCCAGACGGCGGAGAAGGCTTCAACGGCGATGGTGGAGTCGAGGGCGACGGTGGAGTGGCTCCCTGGTGCCGGATTTGTTCCCTCCTCGACGAGGGTGGCGGAGTGGGAGTGGTGTCGTCGatcccgac from Oryza glaberrima chromosome 6, OglaRS2, whole genome shotgun sequence includes these protein-coding regions:
- the LOC127775406 gene encoding probable GDP-L-fucose synthase 1; this encodes MGTVTTADPHASFLADKGGKVFVAGHRGLVGSAILRHLVSLGFTNVVVRTHAELDLTRQSDVEAFFAAELPRYVVLAAAKVGGIHANSTFPADFIAANLQIQTNVVDAALKCGSVRKLLFLGSSCIYPKFAPQPIPENSLLSGPLEPTNEWYAVAKIAGIKMCQAYRIQHGFDAISAMPTNLYGPQDNFHPENSHVLPALIRRFHEAKASNAAEVVVWGTGSPLREFLHVDDLADAVIFLMDHYSGLEHVNVGSGSEVTIKELAELVKEVVGFQGKLVWDSSKPDGTPRKLMDSSKIQEMGWKPKVPLKEGLVETYKWYVENVISAKK
- the LOC127777443 gene encoding E3 ubiquitin-protein ligase GW2-like, with the protein product MGNVAIGVGRRRRRWPEVEERLTQPRRLLRQLSDVDSGRLRRLIRSGDLAPCFDAAEDDAGLNEDCPICFYFYPSLNRSKCCGKGICTECFLQLMPSKSSKVVHCPFCKTASYAVEYRGNRAKREKKLDQQKEQNTSESKKKIQSKSQIADELVQP
- the LOC127776070 gene encoding uncharacterized protein LOC127776070, with protein sequence MASHRAAVFAVLTLLLSVAAIAMARPIRRSDLGLGLGANGGLGVGLGLDIGLGGSGSASSSGQGSGYGAWSGPNGGSYTASGHGLGLGSGYGYGSGSAYGAGNGGSASGCGSGSTSCSGSGSGSVGLGTSINVGVGVGANGGSNGGSDCDTGSGSNYGSSTGSSSGYGSGGVSYRSRGHGGSSSIGSGSGVGLGATSGVGAGSNVGPSGGCSTCGSGSRSGSGAGGGSYSGSTSGSSSSSGSGSNSNSIGGSGSSSGAGSGSSASSGYGGSSSGSMSGSGSSSSSGSTGMSYGSSGAGSFSGSSSGSNSNAGSMSGANSGAGSSSSAYGASGSGSNSMSDSGSSSGSVSASGSGSSNSGAGSGSSSSSWSGSNSGSGTMSGIDAPSSTGTSSTAESNSGSATSVTGANSGSDSSAWSNSNSNSGSTMPSGIGVASNAGSSSGSWSNAGSNTGTLSGAGSSNWSSSTSGSTSSSGLGGGQGVGSRFGSGAQPTFGMGGGGGFGAGYGFGAGAGGWGKHH